The Raphanus sativus cultivar WK10039 unplaced genomic scaffold, ASM80110v3 Scaffold0199, whole genome shotgun sequence genome segment GAATGTGGTTGGTCGTAAAACAGGTTCATTTTGGTGCCACCAAGGATAGCCTTTCAAGGCATTTTAACAAGTTTGGTGAAGTGCTTAAAGCTGTCATTGTTACAGATCCAGCGACAGGGCAACCGAGTGGGTAAGTTGTCTGCTTTCACGACCCTATAGTAAATTTTCTTCGATATATGCTTATGCAAAGTTCAGTTACCAGAGACAGCTTAGCGACCAAAGTTGTTCGCCTTTTGCAGATCAGCATATATCGAGTTCACGCGCAAAGAAGCTGCAGATAATGCATTATCTCTGGACGGTACCTCTTTCATGTCTCGGATTCtcaaggtaaaaaaaaacattgaaaaacTCTGTTTAACCAAAGCCAGGTTTTGGGTAGTCTTAGTTGGATTGACTTGTTTGTATTTCTGATGGATGTAGATTGTGAAAGGAAGCAATGAGCAACAACAAGAAGCTGCGTCGAGCATGTCATGGTCTCGAGCAGGAAGGTACGCAAGAGCATCCTCGCCTTACCGAAGAGGCATCCCTGGTGGTGCATTTAGGGGTCGTTCTGTTGTTAGAGCTGGAGCCAGGAGTATGCAATGGAAACGCGATTCAGCAGAGACTGGCACCAACAACGTTGCAGCTCCAAGTGCTCGTAGTATGACTTACGTCCGAACAGAATCTCAATCAAACGGAAATGCAACAGCCTGATGGGATAAAAAAGAAGCAGTAAGAGCTTaggaacaacaaaaaaaaagatgagttTTATCATCTGCATTATCggattttttcattttgttttcttctctataATCATACTCCTATTGATGacgtttaatgttttttttttgtatggataatgaaaaaaacaataaaaatgtatttctaGTATCTCTGTTCCATTTTCATGGGCAAGTGTAGAAATGATAGCTTGTGTATCTCAAGTATCTCTGTACTCTAACATCACTTTGAAACATGACCAAAACACACTAAAATAACCAAGCCACTATAATCTGGTCCCGACAAGTACTCTTAATCCAAAAAAAAGACACGACCAAATGTCCTGAAACTATGGAGAAACATAATCTCTTCCTCATGTCTAAACAAGAGGCCAAATCAAACATGCAGATCTCGACTCTATAAAAATCTCACAAGAATCAATCTCATCAATTAAATCCACAcaatgtcttcttcttctgcttcacttacactcttcttcttctttgcttctACATTCCTCAATGCCCACGCATTCAACATCACACGCATCTTAAACCTGAACAATGAGTTCTCTACTTTCAACAACCTTCTCTCCCAAACCGGACTCGCTTCCACCATCAACTCCCGTCAAACCATAACCGTTCTCGCCCTCTCCAACGACGCAGTGTCCGTTTTCTCCGACCAATCAACCGAAGACAACAAGAAAATCCTCAGCCTCCACGTCATTCTAGATTACTACGACATCAAGAAACTCAAGAACCTCAACAAAAAATCAGTAATACTCACCACTCTCTTCCAATCAAGCGGTCAAGCCAAAGGCCAGCAAGGTTTCATAAACGCAACCGTTATGAGCAACGGCGACGTCATGTTCGGTTCCGCGGTTCCCGGATCTATCCTTGACGCTAAGCTTATAGACTCTGTTGCGACACATCCGTATAACATCTCCGTGCTTCATATTAGCAGTTACATACCTATCATGAATCCTGAAGGTCCTTCAGATCAtggttcatcttcttcaccacTTCCTCCACAACCTCCCGGTGATGATGATTATACTTATGACGAGCCACCATCCCCACCGTCCTCTACTACTAAGcctgttgttgctgctgctacTGCAAAAGCCAACTCAACAAGTGGAGTTTCAGCGATTACTACTCATAACTTGGCGTTTGCGTTTGTGATCTCATCCTTTTGGTTCTTCATTACGGTCTGGTGATGAATAACAGAGTGcaataattaaataaaccaaatcaGTGAAagccagaaaaaaaaagtggagATTGGCAGCAAAAAGCTTTTAAGCTTTTTCACTCAAAACACAAAAGGGAGTTCAAGTTTCACAAGTTCTATGGAACAAGGCAACAAAATCTAAAGAAGAAATAAAGTGGTTGATGATACAATAAGGATGGAGAAATTTGTAAAACTCAAAAGTTCTTTATTTATTTGGAAGCGTAGATATAATCCTTACTAAGCTGTGAAAGATTTCAATTGGAAGCAATAAAGAGAATAAAACATGTAAGGTTTTcttaatattcaaaaaatgGCTAGACGTTAATAGAGTAAAACTAACGACTAAACGAATTATTTGGAATCTAACACGAATTactgatttatttatatatattttatatttaaattaaatgttttagtttttggatttaATTATAAGATTATTCGATTAATTGTAAAAGttacacaaaaagaaaaaaaatagccAAATTTATGAATTTCAACTAATATTATTGCTTGATTAAGAGATTTAGACCAATTTATATTGAAGTAAAtagatttaaattgttttaaaacaatttagaaCGGTTTAAATTAATCTGAGTTACATAATAAGTAAGATTGCTTTTAAAAAATCAGGTCTGTCTATACCAATTTTtaggaaattgtttttttttactaaatggTGCGATGTCTTTTGGTTACTTTATTTGCAgatgaagacaaaaaaaataaacactaCGATTAGAAATGTTCATTACTTTTAGCTACGAAAAGGCAAAAGCAACTCAAGAACATGAAACACACACTTCACATCTGTGTCTATCCCCAAAACTCAACAACAAAGTCTTCAAGATAAGGAAACAAGTTCAGACTCTATACATGCAGAGTGGCTTTGattaaaggaaacaaaaaaaaaaaagagttcaatGAAGCTTACGTGCAATCTAGGTTCAAAATGCAGTCAAATTAGCTACTTTCTTGACTCAGTGATGTAACCCGTTTCCAttgctatacacattgccattATGGTAAACTTTCCCCGTTGTTGTTCCATTGGCCACTCCATTTATAAAAACTTTGTTCATCTTGCCAGTTGCTTGAAGAACTGCTTCCAGACACCCAGACGCTGCTGCTATAAGACCTGGTTGCATCAAAATGTTTTTTAGCACACAGCACAGGTTTTTGCCATTATGCTATATATAAACCAAGAGATTACCTAGAAACAAGGCTGAAGGTTTTCCAGGTCTGGACTTGAACTCAGGATGGAACTGAGCACCCACAAAGTATGGATGGTTTTGTAGTTCCACAATCTGCACACCACACACGCATGCAGAACAATGAAGCACAACACCAAGAAAGCATTCATATACTATTCTTCTAAGCTAATTGAAGTTACACATCAAAGAGGGTTTATTACCTCCATACGGCGACCAGTCCCATCCTTCCCAACGAATGAGAGTCCAGCATTCTCAATTTCTGATATCATATCTGGATTTACCTAAGAAGACACATTCCATTTTCACCGACTCAGAAAAGACCCCAAGGCAAAAGAAATATGTAGAATAATAGAAGTTGTATTTGcagtgaaaaaatatatatatattacctcATATCTGTGTCTGTGTCGCTCATCAACAAACTTTGCATTACCGTACCTAAAAATAgagatatattataatataggCTTTCTGAAATTGGTAATAAGTCCTAAAAGTTAGCATGTTTTTTGTACTTACAACTTAGCAGACTTGCAATCAGGAACCTGAAAGTGAGTCCTCCTTGAACCTAAGCGCATTGTACCTCCCATATGAGTTGTTGATCCCTTTAGAAAAAAGATTGCACAAAGGTTAAGAAGACACTTAAAGCATGTAATCAGTCAAATGAGAAGATGTAGACTATTACTTCTGGCATGAATATGACGCAAGGGCTTGAAGTTTCTGGCTCAAACTCTGTGCTGTTTGCATCCTTATAGCCAAGAATGGAGCGGGCAAATTCGACAACAGCCAGCTGCATTCCGAGGCATATGCCAAGGAAAGGGACTTGGCTTTCACGGGCGTACTTTGTAGCTAGTATCTTTCCTTGCACTCCTCTATCACCAAAACCTCCTGGTACTAGAATACCATCAGCGCCCTGAAACAAGCAAAAATGCTGAGtccaatatatttttactgAAATTGGGATACCAGGGTCCATTAGAGTTAACTTACCTTCAAAAGATCCCATGCAGCTTTGTGAACATCAGGGGCCTGCAATGGTAGATCGTACCAAAGGCTCATGAGATTATTAAACACATATGTAGTTACAAtaagagaaacgaagacaaagACTCACTTCATGTGCTGTAATCTCTTCAAGGTCACTGGCTGCAACCCACTCTACAACGAGCTTCTTGTGGCATGCCACAGAAGCATGCAAAAGAGCCTgcagaaaaatgaaaaaaccaGTTTACAGAATCCTCAATGCAAGAGCCAGTTTTAAACTAAAGGTTGGGTTACAATGCATAACTCTATATGGTTTATTCAAGTATAAAAGATACCAGTTACCTTCAACACGGAAAGGTAAGAATCAGTAAGGCCAGTGTATTTTCCAACCATGGCAATTCTGACCTGTAAGAGAAGACCATTGAGAATAACTAATGGATTCCATTTATATAGACACTCTTGGCAttagaaacatatttttaa includes the following:
- the LOC130501446 gene encoding uncharacterized protein LOC130501446: MKYVLVTGGVVSGLGKGVTASSIGLLLQACGLRVTSIKIDPYLNTDAGTMSPFEHGEVFVLDDGGEVDLDLGNYERFLDSTLTRDNNLTTGKIYQSVIDKERKGDYLGRTVQVVPHITDAIQEWIERVANVPVDGKEGPPDVCVIELGGTIGDIESMPFIEALGQFSYKVGPGNFCLVHVSLVPVLSVVGEQKTKPTQHSVRELRSLGLIPNILACRSTKALEDNVKTKLSQFCHVPEENIVTLYDVPNIWHVPLLLRDQKAHGAILKELNLLGKAVEADVTEWTERTKIYDSLQDPVRIAMVGKYTGLTDSYLSVLKALLHASVACHKKLVVEWVAASDLEEITAHEAPDVHKAAWDLLKGADGILVPGGFGDRGVQGKILATKYARESQVPFLGICLGMQLAVVEFARSILGYKDANSTEFEPETSSPCVIFMPEGSTTHMGGTMRLGSRRTHFQVPDCKSAKLYGNAKFVDERHRHRYEVNPDMISEIENAGLSFVGKDGTGRRMEIVELQNHPYFVGAQFHPEFKSRPGKPSALFLGLIAAASGCLEAVLQATGKMNKVFINGVANGTTTGKVYHNGNVYSNGNGLHH
- the LOC130501447 gene encoding fasciclin-like arabinogalactan protein 14, whose translation is MSSSSASLTLFFFFASTFLNAHAFNITRILNLNNEFSTFNNLLSQTGLASTINSRQTITVLALSNDAVSVFSDQSTEDNKKILSLHVILDYYDIKKLKNLNKKSVILTTLFQSSGQAKGQQGFINATVMSNGDVMFGSAVPGSILDAKLIDSVATHPYNISVLHISSYIPIMNPEGPSDHGSSSSPLPPQPPGDDDYTYDEPPSPPSSTTKPVVAAATAKANSTSGVSAITTHNLAFAFVISSFWFFITVW